A stretch of Aerococcus urinaehominis DNA encodes these proteins:
- a CDS encoding YkyA family protein: protein MNKLKFGFLALSACFLLVACSANPTSVADQVQEAGHQATQEINSIQLQEGQLNQAFAQDIAEDDSLKRLASNRGATQANLSDRQDDLDQLAKALKTLKSQGEKLQASMDQVQSDDETVIKQRQHFEAILPLIDQIVPTLESYINNYQALLDQEESFYKSLSKKDADYQTFNQGMSDINQNHQKLQDQLQSLVEPLEQLNQLPSLNQEKDKNGGEQDAPA, encoded by the coding sequence GTGAATAAGCTTAAATTTGGGTTCTTAGCCCTTAGCGCCTGTTTCTTACTAGTCGCCTGCTCAGCCAACCCAACTAGTGTGGCCGACCAGGTTCAAGAAGCAGGCCACCAAGCAACGCAAGAAATTAATAGTATCCAGCTCCAAGAAGGCCAACTCAACCAGGCCTTTGCCCAGGACATTGCTGAAGATGATAGTCTAAAGCGTCTGGCAAGCAATAGAGGAGCCACACAAGCTAACCTATCTGACCGCCAGGATGACCTAGACCAGCTTGCTAAGGCTTTAAAAACCTTAAAGAGTCAGGGAGAAAAATTACAAGCTAGCATGGACCAAGTACAATCTGATGATGAAACGGTCATTAAGCAGCGCCAACATTTCGAAGCCATCCTACCCCTAATCGATCAAATCGTGCCGACTCTAGAAAGCTATATTAATAATTACCAGGCCTTGCTAGACCAGGAAGAGAGTTTCTATAAATCACTTAGCAAAAAGGATGCTGATTATCAAACCTTCAACCAAGGTATGAGTGATATAAACCAAAACCACCAAAAATTACAAGACCAACTGCAATCTTTAGTGGAGCCCCTAGAACAGTTAAACCAGCTTCCTAGCCTAAATCAGGAAAAAGATAAAAATGGAGGTGAGCAAGATGCCCCAGCATAA
- the glnA gene encoding type I glutamate--ammonia ligase encodes MSKWTATEIMRDVEERNVHFIRLMFTDVNGNLKNVEIPVSQLDKALDNKMMFDGSSIEGFVRIEESDMYLYPDLDTYLVLPWGAENKKVALLICDIYLPNGEPFPGDPRGNLKRMVKEMEAAGYSDFMLGPEAEFFLFKLDEKGEPVVEVNDNGGYFDLAPLDSGENCRRDIVLVLEELGFEIEASHHEVAIGQHEIDFKYDNALAASDQIQIFKLIVRSVARQHGLHATFMPKPLFGVAGSGMHCNMSLFKADGNAFYDPNDDQGLSQDARYFVAGILAHAKALTAVANPLVNSYKRLVPEFEAPVYIAWSHQNRSPLVRIPSARGNSTRIELRSVDPAANPYLITACLIKAGLDGIKEKLPLSSPTDRNIYQMTEYELKQEGIDKLPVNLAAALVHLENDNIVQAALGRHIYENYISSKQVEYNEYETQITPWEIQHYLRWY; translated from the coding sequence ATGTCAAAATGGACTGCAACTGAAATTATGCGTGATGTGGAAGAAAGAAATGTCCACTTTATCCGTCTCATGTTCACCGATGTGAATGGTAACCTAAAAAATGTTGAAATTCCGGTCAGTCAGCTGGACAAGGCCCTCGACAACAAAATGATGTTTGATGGCTCTTCAATTGAAGGCTTTGTACGTATCGAAGAATCTGACATGTACCTATATCCTGATCTAGATACCTACTTGGTCCTACCATGGGGAGCAGAAAACAAGAAAGTAGCCCTCCTCATCTGTGATATCTATCTACCAAACGGCGAACCCTTCCCTGGTGACCCTCGGGGTAACCTCAAACGCATGGTAAAAGAGATGGAGGCAGCTGGTTATAGCGACTTTATGTTGGGACCAGAAGCTGAATTCTTCTTGTTTAAGCTAGACGAAAAAGGTGAACCCGTTGTCGAAGTCAATGATAATGGTGGTTATTTTGACCTGGCACCACTAGATTCAGGCGAAAATTGTCGTCGTGATATTGTTTTAGTATTAGAAGAGTTAGGCTTTGAAATTGAAGCCTCTCACCATGAGGTTGCCATTGGTCAGCACGAAATTGATTTCAAATACGATAATGCTCTAGCTGCTAGTGACCAAATTCAAATCTTTAAGCTAATTGTCCGGTCAGTAGCTCGCCAACATGGCTTACATGCGACTTTTATGCCTAAACCTCTATTTGGCGTGGCCGGTTCCGGCATGCACTGTAATATGTCGCTCTTCAAGGCAGATGGCAATGCTTTCTATGATCCAAATGATGACCAAGGTTTATCACAAGACGCCCGCTATTTTGTCGCAGGTATCCTAGCCCATGCTAAAGCCTTAACAGCAGTAGCTAATCCTTTGGTCAACTCTTACAAACGGCTGGTACCAGAATTTGAAGCCCCTGTTTATATCGCCTGGTCTCACCAAAATCGGTCACCGCTTGTCAGGATTCCATCAGCCCGTGGCAATTCCACCCGCATCGAGTTACGATCAGTGGATCCCGCTGCTAACCCTTATCTTATCACTGCCTGTCTAATTAAGGCTGGTCTAGACGGCATCAAAGAAAAACTGCCTTTATCAAGTCCTACCGACCGGAATATCTACCAAATGACCGAATACGAACTGAAACAAGAAGGTATTGATAAATTGCCGGTCAATCTAGCAGCTGCTCTGGTTCATCTAGAAAACGATAATATTGTTCAGGCTGCACTAGGACGCCATATATATGAGAATTATATTTCTAGTAAACAAGTAGAATATAATGAATACGAGACCCAAATTACACCTTGGGAGATTCAACACTATCTCAGATGGTATTAA
- a CDS encoding cyclodeaminase/cyclohydrolase family protein yields MDLQRFMEELASKKSSPGGGAVAPITGAFGVALAAMVLAITQDKEPDKQPELVAELLSQAHNLKEILFKLSAADQTVSEQLFASYGLPRTNDQEKSDRQAAIQTGLIRATETPLATMQTACQGQEMLVTVAEIGRKSVLADVRVASRHLTTALESANENVIENVAWLKDQDLGQTYQSQAQSLLQKNQDLASQVQVKLSLR; encoded by the coding sequence ATGGATTTACAGCGATTTATGGAAGAACTAGCATCAAAGAAATCTTCACCTGGTGGTGGCGCAGTAGCCCCTATTACTGGAGCTTTTGGCGTTGCGTTGGCAGCTATGGTTTTAGCTATTACCCAGGATAAGGAACCGGATAAGCAGCCGGAATTAGTGGCTGAACTTCTAAGCCAGGCACATAATTTAAAAGAGATCCTATTTAAGCTGTCGGCAGCTGACCAAACTGTATCTGAGCAATTGTTTGCTAGCTACGGCTTGCCTCGGACTAATGACCAAGAGAAATCTGACCGCCAGGCAGCCATTCAGACTGGTTTGATTAGAGCTACTGAGACGCCGCTGGCAACGATGCAGACGGCCTGCCAGGGTCAGGAAATGTTAGTGACTGTTGCCGAAATCGGTAGGAAGAGTGTGCTAGCCGATGTCAGAGTTGCTAGTCGCCACCTAACAACAGCATTAGAATCTGCTAATGAGAATGTCATTGAAAATGTGGCTTGGTTAAAAGATCAAGATCTTGGTCAGACTTATCAAAGCCAGGCCCAGTCTTTGCTTCAAAAGAACCAAGACCTAGCTAGTCAAGTTCAAGTGAAGCTCAGTCTACGCTAA
- a CDS encoding NAD(P)H-dependent oxidoreductase, giving the protein MEVHIFEGHPNLAESASHQFLKAGRPADSHYHQLANFNSSDILLHRDLILAADRIVLQFPLYWYQAPALVVDWLNQVLADNFVKRHASQLAGKDFGLVISTGQPLSSYQSGGREAYTVSEMLRPYQMLANRLDFNYLPVFVLAQHSYQSPESQQLNLVAYQSHLSLPRQADFIQRSNWLLDQLPTDLLGEVGDLFMAVCRDRLNELESMQFMIKEGDFNDR; this is encoded by the coding sequence ATGGAAGTCCATATTTTCGAGGGTCATCCCAACTTAGCAGAGTCTGCCAGCCACCAATTTTTAAAGGCAGGTCGACCTGCTGATAGCCACTATCATCAACTAGCTAATTTTAATAGTAGCGATATTTTGCTTCACCGTGATTTGATTTTAGCAGCTGACCGGATTGTTTTACAGTTCCCCTTGTATTGGTACCAAGCGCCGGCTTTAGTGGTTGACTGGTTAAATCAGGTATTAGCTGACAACTTTGTAAAGCGTCATGCTAGTCAACTGGCAGGGAAAGATTTCGGGCTAGTTATTTCTACTGGCCAGCCCTTATCTAGCTATCAGTCCGGCGGTCGGGAAGCCTATACGGTATCTGAAATGCTGCGCCCCTATCAAATGTTGGCTAACCGGCTAGACTTCAACTATTTACCAGTTTTTGTCCTCGCTCAACATAGTTACCAGAGTCCTGAATCCCAACAATTAAATTTGGTGGCCTACCAAAGCCACCTATCCCTGCCTAGACAGGCTGATTTTATCCAAAGATCAAATTGGTTGCTAGATCAACTACCCACCGACTTATTAGGCGAAGTAGGGGATTTATTTATGGCAGTTTGTCGCGACCGTCTGAATGAATTAGAAAGCATGCAGTTTATGATTAAGGAGGGTGATTTTAATGACAGATGA
- a CDS encoding ISL3 family transposase — translation MAQNDCIKNLLSITDENIKLEDKVTIKKIKQVTHKVIYGTLTYQPDSCPNCLHKEADQASIIKHGYKLSRILIGEFNTQPISLVLKKQRFFCKNCQITFTASSNLVAKNCFISRQIKCLAIQELSESQSMSLIAKKLNISNSTVIRLLESTAKQFKQSYRQLPRHLSIDEFKSVKNVSGAMSCILVDAANHRLFDILEDRTQAYLRDYFMRFPLEKRKLVETITMDMYSPYYDFLQQIFPNAKIIIDRFHIVQLLNQTLNSQRILVMNQQPKQSTHYRKLKQLWKLILKNQEALNSVNYRTHRLFDGLITEAGIVEFMLNIDSKFRKVYDVVNELKYHLKTGNINAFLHTISRNKSQRLPKNLRKTMNTLLKYLPAIINSFRYTLSNGPIEGMNNKIKNIKRSGFGYRNFYHLRARAFLSFKSYEVKRENKPTINRKIEKLDTESRALCA, via the coding sequence ATGGCTCAAAATGATTGTATCAAAAACCTATTAAGTATTACAGACGAAAATATTAAATTAGAGGACAAGGTAACGATTAAAAAGATTAAACAAGTGACTCATAAAGTAATCTACGGCACACTAACTTATCAACCAGACAGCTGTCCAAATTGCCTCCATAAGGAGGCTGACCAAGCTAGTATTATTAAGCATGGTTATAAACTATCGCGCATTTTAATAGGTGAATTCAACACACAACCAATCTCTTTAGTATTAAAAAAACAGCGATTTTTCTGTAAAAATTGCCAAATTACGTTTACAGCCTCTTCTAATCTAGTTGCTAAAAATTGCTTTATTAGTCGCCAAATCAAGTGTTTAGCGATACAAGAATTATCAGAGTCGCAAAGTATGTCCTTAATCGCTAAAAAACTTAATATTTCAAATTCTACTGTTATTCGTCTGCTTGAATCGACTGCTAAACAATTCAAACAAAGTTACCGGCAACTACCTAGGCATTTATCTATTGATGAGTTTAAATCTGTTAAAAATGTCTCAGGCGCTATGTCTTGCATCCTAGTGGATGCAGCTAATCATCGTTTATTTGATATATTAGAAGATCGGACGCAAGCTTATTTAAGAGATTATTTTATGCGTTTCCCTCTGGAAAAGAGAAAGCTAGTTGAAACGATTACCATGGATATGTACTCACCTTATTATGATTTTTTACAACAAATCTTTCCAAATGCGAAAATTATTATTGACCGATTCCATATTGTCCAACTACTGAATCAGACTTTGAATAGCCAACGGATTCTTGTGATGAATCAACAACCTAAGCAATCAACACACTATCGGAAATTGAAACAGTTATGGAAGCTGATTTTAAAGAACCAAGAAGCACTGAATAGTGTTAATTACCGCACACATCGCTTATTTGATGGCCTTATAACAGAAGCAGGTATAGTTGAATTTATGCTTAATATCGACAGTAAATTTAGAAAAGTCTATGATGTCGTCAATGAGCTCAAATATCACCTTAAAACAGGGAATATCAATGCTTTCCTACATACAATTAGTCGCAATAAGAGCCAACGGCTCCCGAAGAATTTGAGAAAAACGATGAATACTCTGCTCAAATACTTACCTGCTATTATCAATAGCTTTCGTTATACACTTTCCAATGGGCCAATTGAGGGTATGAATAATAAAATTAAGAATATTAAGCGTTCCGGATTTGGTTACCGCAATTTTTATCATTTAAGGGCAAGGGCTTTTCTTTCCTTTAAATCATATGAGGTAAAGAGGGAAAATAAACCTACCATAAATAGAAAGATTGAAAAGCTAGATACAGAATCTAGGGCCCTATGTGCCTAA
- a CDS encoding pyridoxal phosphate-dependent aminotransferase — MQLSNLALNYPASVIRQVSSYAHKVALQTGEMYYFTMGEPNFNSPDIVKATAIKEIENNNTFYGPNIGETSLRQALANHLNERLKTQLNPDQIAITYGATDALFSTMFALLNPGDEVLVPTPNYPNYLGQIAMVGAQAKLVPLQADYNFHLQISDLEAQITDKTRMLIVNTPNNPLGTVLTPAEVQDISQFAADHNLFILADEVYHSLTYEGHQHTSFFQPSLANYNQTVLVDSFSKSYAMTGYRVGYAAANDSRLIQAIAEFKEGTSFAVPSFIQESARLALEKAEPATEAMRAAYSRRRDLLSQGLAQIPGLRLTPSDGAFYAFVDISAYGLSSTDFVYQLIAQEHVALIPGSSFGQAGEGYVRISYAASDEDLARLIQRLGHFCQKLAQQ, encoded by the coding sequence ATGCAATTATCCAATCTCGCCTTAAATTATCCTGCTTCCGTTATTCGTCAGGTATCTAGCTATGCCCACAAAGTAGCACTTCAAACAGGAGAAATGTATTACTTTACAATGGGAGAACCTAATTTTAACTCCCCAGATATTGTAAAAGCTACAGCGATTAAAGAAATTGAAAATAATAATACCTTTTATGGCCCTAATATTGGTGAAACTAGCCTGCGTCAAGCTCTAGCCAACCACCTTAATGAGCGTTTAAAGACACAACTAAATCCAGACCAGATTGCAATTACCTACGGAGCAACCGATGCGCTGTTCTCAACCATGTTTGCCTTACTCAACCCAGGCGATGAGGTACTCGTACCAACACCCAACTATCCCAACTACTTGGGCCAGATTGCCATGGTAGGTGCCCAGGCTAAGCTGGTTCCTCTCCAAGCTGACTATAATTTTCACTTACAGATTAGTGACTTGGAAGCACAAATCACTGACAAGACTCGGATGTTAATTGTAAACACCCCAAATAACCCGCTGGGTACCGTTTTGACACCAGCAGAAGTTCAGGATATCTCCCAATTTGCAGCTGACCACAACTTATTTATATTGGCTGACGAAGTCTACCATAGCCTAACTTACGAGGGACACCAACACACTAGCTTCTTCCAGCCCAGCTTGGCCAACTATAATCAAACTGTCTTAGTTGACTCTTTTTCTAAATCTTATGCCATGACTGGCTATCGAGTTGGCTACGCGGCCGCTAATGACAGCCGCCTGATTCAAGCAATTGCAGAATTTAAAGAGGGAACTAGTTTTGCCGTCCCTAGCTTTATCCAAGAATCAGCCCGGCTAGCTTTAGAAAAAGCAGAACCAGCAACCGAGGCTATGCGCGCTGCCTACAGCCGCAGACGCGACTTACTTAGCCAGGGCTTAGCTCAAATCCCTGGCCTGCGCCTAACACCTAGTGATGGCGCCTTCTACGCCTTCGTAGACATCTCTGCTTACGGTTTGTCTTCAACTGACTTCGTTTACCAGCTCATTGCCCAGGAACATGTTGCCTTAATTCCTGGCTCCTCCTTTGGACAGGCTGGCGAAGGCTATGTCCGTATTTCCTACGCCGCCTCCGACGAAGATCTAGCCCGCCTGATTCAACGCTTGGGCCACTTTTGTCAAAAACTAGCTCAACAATAA
- a CDS encoding putative glycoside hydrolase, translated as MPQHKQVGPKLNWQLVTALIALVVILSIAIVAVKGDWFSQSTSQQTSQAASSQSSASQAVAEAQIDSNQLHINQASLLNRPHNLPQSLFYDSGVDIAYPADGVKGIYLSADGMADQTILDNNIRLLDQSGLNSVVIDVKTDYGSIATNLESDNQLVKDNIQATFSTQELMPLFEEKQIYPIARITTFKDGLVPESHPDWSFRNADGSIWTDASGQAFLNPYNKETWQYIVDISIAAAKAGFKDIQYDYVRFPEGFETFGASLVYNMGDYAEYGKDSTEAREKVIADFLAFAKSQLEPYGVHVSADIFGYVATVESTPGIGQNFKMIADNVDVISSMIYPSHWGPGYFGIDYPDLDPHGVVKEYMDAELALLNQLDNPPITRPWLQDFTADYLPEGQYINYGPDQVQAQIDALNEMGIHEYLLWDAANTYTEGVSYN; from the coding sequence ATGCCCCAGCATAAACAAGTCGGACCCAAATTGAACTGGCAACTAGTTACAGCTTTGATAGCCCTAGTAGTTATCCTGAGCATAGCCATTGTAGCTGTTAAAGGTGACTGGTTTAGCCAATCTACCTCCCAACAAACTAGCCAAGCAGCATCCAGCCAAAGCTCAGCTAGCCAAGCGGTAGCAGAGGCTCAAATTGATAGCAACCAGCTTCACATTAACCAAGCTAGCTTGCTCAATCGTCCTCACAACCTACCCCAATCTCTTTTCTATGATTCCGGCGTAGATATTGCCTATCCAGCTGATGGCGTCAAAGGCATATACTTATCAGCAGATGGCATGGCTGACCAAACTATCTTAGATAATAATATCCGTCTTCTAGACCAATCTGGTCTTAATAGTGTTGTGATTGATGTAAAAACAGATTACGGTTCAATTGCTACTAATTTAGAAAGCGATAACCAACTGGTTAAAGACAATATCCAAGCCACCTTCTCCACTCAAGAATTGATGCCCCTGTTTGAAGAGAAACAGATCTACCCAATTGCCCGAATTACTACCTTTAAGGACGGATTGGTACCAGAAAGTCATCCAGACTGGTCCTTTAGAAATGCCGATGGCTCTATCTGGACCGATGCTTCCGGCCAAGCCTTCTTAAACCCTTACAACAAGGAAACCTGGCAGTATATTGTTGATATTTCCATAGCCGCTGCCAAGGCTGGCTTTAAAGATATCCAATACGACTACGTCCGCTTCCCCGAAGGTTTTGAAACCTTTGGCGCAAGCCTGGTCTATAATATGGGAGATTATGCTGAATACGGCAAGGATTCTACCGAAGCCCGAGAAAAAGTTATTGCTGACTTTTTAGCCTTTGCTAAAAGTCAATTAGAGCCTTACGGGGTCCACGTTTCAGCCGATATTTTCGGCTATGTGGCCACCGTAGAATCCACTCCAGGTATCGGGCAGAACTTCAAGATGATCGCTGATAATGTCGATGTGATTTCTTCGATGATTTACCCAAGTCACTGGGGACCAGGCTACTTCGGCATTGACTATCCTGACCTTGACCCGCATGGTGTGGTTAAAGAATATATGGATGCTGAACTTGCCTTACTTAACCAGCTAGATAATCCACCGATTACCCGGCCTTGGTTGCAAGACTTTACCGCTGACTATCTCCCAGAAGGTCAATATATCAATTATGGCCCCGACCAAGTCCAAGCTCAAATTGATGCCCTCAACGAGATGGGCATCCATGAGTATTTGCTATGGGATGCAGCCAACACCTATACTGAAGGTGTTAGCTACAACTAA
- a CDS encoding DUF975 family protein has product MDYKRAAKLLLAQDKDRFIGLTLVVVLIQLILLTSGTSFFFLGLAFWALYINIDLAYQAYILAASRKLSLTWTNLVSHHWLKAVASQLLGHLQVLLAFICFILPGIYLKLAYALLPYVLVDFPDLSVGQSLGLARRLMKGRKWALILLYSRFILWGLSIIFSFGLSYFYVRPYLSLARAYFYQDSLTKQGLNHLVTGGNQWAQVTDHQGWDDF; this is encoded by the coding sequence ATGGATTATAAGCGTGCAGCGAAGTTATTACTAGCCCAGGACAAGGACCGTTTTATCGGCTTGACCCTAGTTGTAGTCCTTATACAGTTAATTTTATTAACTAGTGGGACGAGTTTCTTTTTCTTGGGTCTAGCTTTTTGGGCCCTGTATATCAATATTGACCTGGCCTACCAGGCTTATATCTTGGCTGCTAGTCGTAAGTTATCACTCACCTGGACTAATCTAGTGAGCCACCATTGGCTAAAGGCTGTGGCTAGTCAGCTGTTAGGCCATTTGCAAGTGCTATTAGCTTTTATCTGCTTTATTTTGCCTGGTATTTACCTGAAATTAGCCTATGCCCTCTTGCCTTATGTCTTAGTTGATTTTCCTGATCTCAGCGTGGGGCAAAGTTTGGGATTGGCCAGACGACTAATGAAGGGCCGTAAATGGGCTTTAATTCTATTATACTCGCGCTTTATTCTGTGGGGACTATCGATAATTTTTAGCTTTGGTTTAAGCTATTTCTATGTTCGTCCCTATCTATCCCTAGCTCGCGCCTACTTTTACCAGGATAGTCTGACTAAACAAGGCTTGAACCATTTGGTTACTGGCGGTAACCAATGGGCCCAAGTGACTGACCATCAGGGTTGGGATGATTTTTAA
- a CDS encoding zinc metallopeptidase, whose translation MPFLYFGPGMILVVIGSIIAAIASWNMQRTFQKYDQYQNKHGYTGKEIAELILQYAGIHDVRVEHISGQLTDHYDPKNKVLRLSDATYNRTTVTAVGVAAHECGHAVQDDQGYWFMRLRQNIVPIVNIGSNLGLPILLLGTFFGLSQTFVNIGLILFSLTFIFQLITLPVEFDASKRALDIIEEKNLLTAGELPYAKKTLTAAALTYVAAAISSLLVLLRMVLIFGGRRHD comes from the coding sequence ATGCCCTTCCTATACTTTGGTCCTGGTATGATTCTAGTTGTCATTGGCTCTATTATTGCCGCCATTGCCTCTTGGAATATGCAAAGGACTTTTCAAAAATATGACCAATATCAAAATAAGCATGGTTATACTGGTAAAGAAATTGCCGAATTAATTTTGCAATACGCGGGTATTCATGATGTCCGGGTAGAACATATCTCTGGCCAGTTGACTGACCACTATGATCCCAAAAATAAGGTTTTACGATTGTCTGATGCCACCTATAATCGTACAACTGTAACTGCTGTGGGTGTAGCAGCCCATGAGTGCGGTCATGCTGTGCAGGATGACCAGGGTTATTGGTTTATGCGGTTGAGACAAAATATTGTACCGATAGTTAATATCGGTTCTAATTTGGGCTTACCGATATTACTTTTGGGGACATTTTTTGGCCTAAGCCAAACTTTTGTCAATATTGGTCTGATTCTTTTTTCACTGACCTTTATTTTTCAGTTGATTACGCTACCTGTAGAGTTTGATGCTTCTAAGCGCGCTTTAGATATTATTGAAGAGAAAAACTTACTAACTGCCGGTGAGCTACCTTATGCTAAAAAGACGCTAACAGCAGCAGCCTTAACCTATGTAGCTGCAGCAATTTCAAGCCTACTAGTGCTTTTACGGATGGTTTTAATTTTTGGTGGGCGTCGTCATGACTAG
- the phoU gene encoding phosphate signaling complex protein PhoU, whose protein sequence is MSNLRRNFDLQLEEINEKFQTMGLQALDAVRKANTALINRDKELAQDVITSDVEINLLEESIEKQTTQVIALQQPVVYDLRLVIAVLKASSDLERIGDHAVSIAKRITDYRGRDRVGQIEEAIENMANTVSEIGKETVNAFVNQDEKAAIAIAKRDSEVDEAYHEIFKMVVKGLEEDDESIEAGLAYISIIANLERIGDYLTNICERTVYMVTGQNVELN, encoded by the coding sequence ATGTCAAACTTACGCCGTAACTTTGATTTACAGTTAGAAGAGATTAACGAAAAATTCCAAACTATGGGCTTACAAGCTCTAGATGCCGTTCGCAAAGCTAATACAGCCTTAATTAATCGTGACAAGGAACTAGCTCAGGATGTTATTACTAGTGATGTTGAGATTAATTTATTGGAAGAATCGATTGAAAAGCAAACAACTCAGGTTATTGCCTTACAACAACCTGTAGTTTACGATTTACGATTAGTAATTGCTGTACTGAAGGCTTCTTCTGATTTAGAACGTATTGGTGACCATGCAGTTTCAATTGCCAAGCGGATTACTGACTATCGCGGTCGTGACCGGGTAGGCCAAATTGAAGAAGCCATTGAAAATATGGCTAATACTGTATCTGAAATTGGTAAAGAAACGGTTAATGCTTTTGTTAACCAGGATGAGAAGGCCGCCATTGCTATTGCTAAACGTGATAGTGAAGTAGATGAGGCTTATCATGAAATCTTCAAGATGGTTGTTAAAGGTCTTGAGGAAGATGATGAGTCTATTGAAGCTGGCCTAGCTTATATCTCTATCATTGCTAACCTTGAACGGATTGGTGACTATTTGACTAATATCTGCGAACGAACAGTTTATATGGTAACTGGTCAAAATGTAGAGTTAAACTAG
- a CDS encoding alpha/beta hydrolase, translated as MTKSDNDKQILTGLSTGAIALFGYLHRALNREGDLREQLQVDLTKLYQNFTGESEAEVLTNHLEHLTNCQIKQADFASKSATYQVYGADFLSSRQALVYLPGNYLVGLADQSQHKFAERLARQCQRPLYLVDYPKWPQTDYDNMVASLAQTIDEILAVGSHSHVVLVADQAASNLALTLGKSYNQAYQISQIVLLSPAINNQLGQLSKVLNSNQHKDFATGYLVGLDFDPIYLANLPLTMPPLTMLVASKDANFLASLAYYRQLKNRGLAIRCYQFDDHQANFYLRQLNESLEAAEIISDNIS; from the coding sequence ATGACCAAATCAGATAACGATAAGCAGATATTAACAGGCCTTTCAACTGGCGCCATTGCCTTGTTTGGCTACCTACATCGGGCTTTGAATCGAGAGGGAGATTTAAGAGAGCAATTACAAGTTGACCTTACTAAGTTGTACCAAAATTTTACTGGTGAGAGTGAAGCTGAGGTATTGACTAATCATTTGGAGCATTTGACAAATTGTCAGATTAAACAGGCCGATTTCGCTTCAAAGTCTGCGACTTACCAAGTTTATGGTGCTGATTTTTTATCTAGCCGCCAAGCCTTAGTTTATCTGCCTGGCAATTATCTAGTGGGATTGGCTGACCAGAGTCAACATAAGTTTGCTGAACGCTTAGCCAGGCAATGTCAAAGGCCTCTTTACCTAGTTGATTATCCTAAGTGGCCCCAGACTGATTATGATAATATGGTTGCTAGTCTAGCCCAAACTATTGATGAGATTCTAGCAGTTGGCTCTCACAGTCATGTCGTCTTAGTAGCTGACCAAGCTGCTAGTAACCTGGCTTTAACTTTGGGAAAAAGTTATAATCAAGCTTATCAAATTAGTCAGATTGTGTTATTATCACCAGCCATCAATAACCAGCTTGGTCAGCTAAGTAAAGTTTTGAACAGTAACCAGCATAAAGATTTTGCGACTGGCTATTTAGTGGGATTAGATTTTGATCCGATATATCTAGCTAATTTACCCTTAACCATGCCGCCTTTAACTATGCTAGTGGCTAGCAAAGATGCTAATTTTTTAGCTAGCTTGGCTTACTATCGTCAGCTCAAGAATAGAGGGCTTGCAATACGTTGTTACCAGTTTGATGACCACCAGGCTAACTTTTACCTGCGTCAGCTCAATGAAAGTTTGGAAGCCGCTGAAATTATTAGTGATAATATTAGTTAG